Part of the Capsicum annuum cultivar UCD-10X-F1 chromosome 12, UCD10Xv1.1, whole genome shotgun sequence genome is shown below.
TTAGTGTTTTGATTaagattttgagaaaacttacatGGACAAATAcgttttttattataattaataaagcAAGAAGTCACAATTTAAGTTNNNNNNNNNNNNNNNNNNNNNNNNNNNNNNNNNNNNNNNNNNNNNNNNNNNNNNNNNNNNNNNNNNNNNNNNNNNNNNNNNNNNNNNNNNNNNNNNNNNNNNNNNNNNNNNNNNNNNNNNNNNNNNNNNNNNNNNNNNNNNNNNNNNNNNNNNNNNNNNNNNNNNNNNNNNNNNNNNNNNNNNNNNNNNNNNNNNNNNNNNNNNNNNNNNNNNNNNNNNNNNNNNNNNNNNNNNNNNNNNNNNNNNNNNNNNNNNNNNNNNNNNNNNNNNNNNNNNNNNNNNNNNNNNNNNNNNNNNNNNNNNNNNNNNNNNNNNNNNNNNNNNNNNNNNNNNNNNNNNNNNNNNNNNNNNNNNNNNNNNNNNNNNNNNNNNNNNNNNNNNNNNNNNNNNNNNNNNNNNNNNNNNNNNNNNNNNNNNNNNNNNNNNNNNNNNNNNNNNNNNNNNNNNNNNNNNNNNNNNNNNNNNNNNNNNNNNNNNNNNNNNNNNNNNNNNNNNNNNNNNNNNNNNNNNNNNNNNNNNNNNNNNNNNNNNNNNNNNNNNNNNNNNNNNNNNNNNNNNNNNNNNNNNNNNNNNNNNNNNNNNNNNNNNNNNNNNNNNNNNNNNNNNNNNNNNNNNNNNNNNNNNNNNNNNNNNNNNNNNNNNNNNNNNNNNNNNNNNNNNNNNNNNNNNNNNNNNNNNNNNNNNNNNNNNNNNNNNNNNNNNNNNNNNNNNNNNNNNNNNNNNNNNNNNNNNNNNNNNNNNNNNNNNNNNNNNNNNNNNNNNNNNNNNNNNNNNNNNNNNNNNNNNNNNNNNNNNNNNNNNNNNNNNNNNNNNNNNNNNNNNNNNNNNNNNNNNNNNNNNNNNNNNNNNNNNNNNNNNNNNNNNNNNNNNNNNNNNNNNNNNNNNNNNNNNNNNNNNNNNNNNNNNNNNNNNNNNNNNNNNNNNNNNNNNNNNNNNNNNNNNNNNNNNNNNNNNNNNNNNNNNNNNNNNNNNNNNNNNNNNNNNNNNNNNNNNNNNNNNNNNNNNNNNNNNNNNNNNNNNNNNNNNNNNNNNNNNNNNNNNNNNNNNNNNNNNNNNNNNNNNNNNNNNNNNNNNNNNNNNNNNNNNNNNNNNNNNNNNNNNNNNNNNNNNNNNNNNNNNNNNNNNNNNNNNNNNNNNNNNNNNNNNNNNNNNNNNNNNNNNNNNNNNNNNNNNNNNNNNNNNNNNNNNNNNNNNNNNNNNNNNNNNNNNNNNNNNNNNNNNNNNNNNNNNNNNNNNNNNNNNNNNNNNNNNNNNNNNNNNNNNNNNNNNNNNNNNNNNNNNNNNNNNNNNNNNNNNNNNNNNNNNNNNNNNNNNNNNNNNNNNNNNNNNNNNNNNNNNNNNNNNNNNNNNNNNNNNNNNNNNNNNNNNNNNNNNNNNNNNNNNNNNNNNNNNNNNNNNNNNNNNNNNNNNNNNNNNNNNNNNNNNNNNNNNNNNNNNNNNNNNNNNNNNNNNNNNNNNNNNNNNNNNNNNNNNNNNNNNNNNNNNNNNNNNNNNNNNNNNNNNNNNNNNNNNNNNNNNNNNNNNNNNNNNNNNNNNNNNNNNNNNNNNNNNNNNNNNNNNNNNNNNNNNNNNNNNNNNNNNNNNNNNNNNNNNNNNNNNNNNNNNNNNNNNNNNNNNNNNNNNNNNNNNNNNNNNNNNNNNNNNNNNNNNNNNNNNNNNNNNNNNNNNNNNNNNNNNNNNNNNNNNNNNNNNNNNNNNNNNNNNNNNNNNNNNNNNNNNNNNNNNNNNNNNNNNNNNNNNNNNNNNNNNNNNNNNNNNNNNNNNNNNNNNNNNNNNNNNNNNNNNNNNNNNNNNNNNNNNNNNNNNNNNNNNNNNNNNNNNNNNNNNNNNNNNNNNNNNNNNNNNNNNNNNNNNNNNNNNNNNNNNNNNNNNNNNNNNNNNNNNNNNNNNNNNNNNNNNNNNNNNNNNNNNNNNNNNNNNNNNNNNNNNNNNNNNNNNNNNNNNNNNNNNNNNNNNNNNNNNNNNNNNNNNNNNNNNNNNNNNNNNNNNNNNNNNNNNNNNNNNNNNNNNNNNNNNNNNNNNNNNNNNNNNNNNNNNNNNNNNNNNNNNNNNNNNNNNNNNNNNNNNNNNNNNNNNNNNNNNNNNNNNNNNNNNNNNNNNNNNNNNNNNNNNNNNNNNNNNNNNNNNNNNNNNNNNNNNNNNNNNNNNNNNNNNNNNNNNNNNNNNNNNNNNNNNNNNNNNNNNNNNNNNNNNNNNNNNNNNNNNNNNNNNNNNNNNNNNNNNNNNNNNNNNNNNNNNNNNNNNNNNNNNNNNNNNNNNNNNNNNNNNNNNNNNNNNNNNNNNNNNNNNNNNNNNNNNNNNNNNNNNNNNNNNNNNNNNNNNNNNNNNNNNNNNNNNNNNNNNNNNNNNNNNNNNNNNNNNNNNNNNNNNNNNNNNNNNNNNNNNNNNNNNNNNNNNNNNNNNNNNNNNNNNNNNNNNNNNNNNNNNNNNNNNNNNNNNNNNNNNNNNNNNNNNNNNNNNNNNNNNNNNNNNNNNNNNNNNNNNNNNNNNNNNNNNNNNNNNNNNNNNNNNNNNNNNNNNNNNNNNNNNNNNNNNNNNNNNNNNNNNNNNNNNNNNNNNNNNNNNNNNNNNNNNNNNNNNNNNNNNNNNNNNNNNNNNNNNNNNNNNNNNNNNNNNNNNNNNNNNNNNNNNNNNNNNNNNNNNNNNNNNNNNNNNNNNNNNNNNNNNNNNNNNNNNNNNNNNNNNNNNNNNNNNNNNNNNNNNNNNNNNNNNNNNNNNNNNNNNNNNNNNNNNNNNNNNNNNNNNNNNNNNNNNNNNNNNNNNNNNNNNNNNNNNNNNNNNNNNNNNNNNNNNNNNNNNNNNNNNNNNNNNNNNNNNNNNNNNNNNNNNNNNNNNNNNNNNNNNNNNNNNNNNNNNNNNNNNNNNNNNNNNNNNNNNNNNNNNNNNNNNNNNNNNNNNNNNNNNNNNNNNNNNNNNNNNNNNNNNNNNNNNNNNNNNNNNNNNNNNNNNNNNNNNNNNNNNNNNNNNNNNNNNNNNNNNNNNNNNNNNNNNNNNNNNNNNATTATCtttgtgaaatataatattattttattgaaatataatattatatatatatatatccaacatGTTCTGTCTAAGGACTTTTCAAAAGTAACACTTTTTCTAATGCCCATCACTACCGGTATATATTGGCCACTCAAGCAAAAACAACTTTTCAagattttcttgttttgttttcTATTGGATATTTGGTATGGATGTTGGATTCcgattaattaaaatttatgtcGTATAAGGTCTCTTTGAGGAAGCGCTCTCTATTAAGGATTTTTTCATTCTCAGAATTCAAACTTGAGATGATTAAGAGAGGAGTAGCCCCCCATCCGCTATACCATATTCTTTGACGGGTACTTATCAAGAATTTAATTCTTTAATACAGCAACCATGACATAAATTTGTTCCATATACTTGCACATCAACTTTCCACAGTTCAGtcactaaaataatatatactaTTTGAAccacaattttttttccaattcaaCTTTTCCATCAAAGTGAGAAATTCAAGAGTTGAGTGATGGAGAAATCACCAGAATAAAGTGcaccctttaaaaaaaaaatgctcTATTTGCCCCTCCCTGCGTACGGCATAActtgttaaatattatgatacAAACATATAAATTTACGCCAAGAAAAATTAACTTGTTTGTTATTTCAGCATCAGGTGCATACgacataatttatgagatattatgatgCTAACATATATTCTTATGCTGcaaaaaaaaagttgtttgttATTTCAGCATCAGGTGCATACgacatgatttatgagatgttatgATGCTAACATATATACTTACGCCGCAAAAAAAGGTGTTTGTTAGTTAGTATCAACGACTTAACTTCGTTATACTTTTATGATATAACTTGTGAGGCattatataatatgaaaatataaatttaacgtttcacaaaaaaaaaaattgttgtttcgATACTGTCAAaagtatttccattttccagaaaTCCAATCATTTGTAAGAATGACTCACAATGTTTTGGTAAGATATTTATGGGCTAGATGGGACactaaattaatttcatttaCCTTTTTTCTAATGTAGAAAATGATAAGataatgatataaaatggccAATCTGTTCTCTCTATGATTATTCAAAAGAACACGTTCTCTAATATCCATAATTAACTAGTCCATATTGACAACTacttaagaaagaaaaaacaacttttcaatatttttgtaaagtcaaataatagaaaattttgattaatattttaaaatatatattttttatataatatgagaaaaatagcAATTTATAATACATAgcgtataatttttgaatatctaaaattttgatcttaaaaCATTGAATTTAAATTTACCTAATTTGACTTTACAAAGCTCTTCTTCTATTCTACGAATCTAACTAATCTATACTACTAACTATAATCAGACTTATTGAAAATCTCTTTGAGATTGCTTATGGAAAAAGGGTTGCTAAATTTATACCGTCCGTTATTTCCTTGACGCAACCAGTTTCAAATATTATCGATTTGGCCTCCGAAATGGTCACACCGAGTTTATAGTTAAGTTGACTCTCaagatattattttaaaaaggaGGAAATAGTTCTTTAGTGCATCACCCATGACGTAACTTGTCCCATACATGCACTTTACTTTAACCAATTTTCAATAGTTACATCACTTATATAATAATACTATGTGAACCacaactttatttttatcaaaaaagagagaataattattaaatttgtttgaagtagtgagaaattcAAGAATTGAAGTTATGGAGAAATCACCAGAAGAAATGCACCCTGTTAAGGCTTTTGGTTGGGCAGCTAGAGACAATTCTGGGATACTTTCCCCCTTTAAATTTTCTAGAAGGTATGTCTTTCTTGTCTATGTTGCTCAGACTTTTTAAAAATATCGATAATATTTTTAGAAGATTCGATATGGGATGTGATAACATTTGATGTAGgtttttataatataataacatatctAGTATAGTCCTATAAAGTGAGAAGTTTTCGATCAACTCTTGTCTCGAGGGGCAAAAAGTAAGTAGTACAGAAGTACAAGAAAGAGCGGatggtaaaaaaaaaacattagatAGAATATGGCAgtaactacaataaaataatatgataattgaagtAGAAGATTTTGGCTTGATCAACTTTATGGTTAAAGTATCATAGTGGTTAATGTTTGCTATGTTGCTCgcactcttcaaaaatgtcatagTATttgtgtcggatccttcaaaagtagtgcgtttttgaaggatccgacacagaTGCAGCAATATTTTCGgaaagtccgagcaacttagaatGTTTGTGTGTTGTTTTGGGCTCAAAATgatgctcggactcttcaaaaatgtcataaggtttgtgtcggatccttcaaaagtagtgcgtTTTTTAAGGATCCGACACAGATAcagcaacatttttggagagtccgatcaacttagaatgtttgtgTGTTGTTTTGGTCTCAAAATGATGCTTGGACTCTTCGAAATGTCATAGGATttgtgtcggatccttcaaaagtagtgtgtgtttgaaggatccaacacaggtgcaacaacatttttggagagccCGAGCAACTTAGAATGTTTGTGTGTTGTTTTGGTGTCAAAATGATTATGTTTTCAGGGCAACTGGTGATAAGGATGTGAAATTGAAGATACTCTATTGTGGTATCTGTCATAGTGATCTTCATCAGTTGAAGAATGAATGGGGATTTGCTACATATCCTTTGGTCCCTGGGTATGTTCTCAATCTTATTCCATTGAAATTATTACTCTcttcgtttcaatttgtttgtctcgCTTTGGCTTGGccggagtttaagaaagtaaagaagacttttgaatcgtTTGGTCTTAAACGAAAGACATGTTGAACGCACAAAAATGTCATTTAATCTATTCATTGCCGGTTGTTTTTTTGTGTAACACTGATTTAGTTTGTGTTTGGAAGACCTCGGCCGAATGACTAGTTTACGACTGGCCGTTTTAATACTTTGGGACAACTCGATGCACTGATTTAGTTGGCTGTTCATGGCTAGTTGTACCTACCGTCTTGTTTTTGGGGATTTAACTTATATGCACTGATAGTACAAAGAGACTTTTACGTTCATTATATCTTTGACCACTTGTAGCTGGTAATTTGTCTTATTTTCGATGTAACTAATCCCGCTTCTTATGGTCGGTTAACGTTAGTTATCTTTGAGTGACCTGATAGTGTAAAAAATCCTATACAGACATGAGATTGTGGGTGAAGTAACTGAGGTTGGTAGCAAGGTGGAGAAATTCAAAGTTGGAGAGAAAGCTGGTGTGGGGTGCCTAGTTGGATCATGTCGTTCTTGTGAAAACTGCAGCAACGATACTGAGAACTATTGTTCCAAAGCAATAGGCACCTATAGTGCAAAGTACACCGATGGAACACCAACATACGGAGGCTACTCAGACATAATAGTTGTTGATGAACATTTCGTTGTTCGTGTCCCAGAAAACATGCCCCTAGATTCTGCAGCGCCGCTCCTTTGTGCTGGAATTACAACTTATAGTCCGTTGAGGTACTTTGGATTAGATAAACCGGGCCTTCACATTGGTGTTGTAGGTCTTGGTGGACTTGGTCATGTTGGTGTCAAGTTCGCCAAGGCTTTAGGTCTAAAGGTGACGGTTATTAGTACATCTCAAAGTAAACAGAAGGAAGCCATTGAACGTCTTGGTGCTGATTCGTTTTTGATTAGCACTGATCCGGATCAGCTACAGGTAACTCGTTGTGATCTCTACCATCCATTGTTGGATAAAATACTAAAAGGTGAAAGAACTAACAAGATGAACGCTTAACGACTGTGTTTCCTGTATTCATAGGCTGCTATGGGCACAATGGACGGCATTCTTGATACAGTCTCTGCTAATCACCCCGTCCTACCACTGATCGGTCTATTGAAGACTAATGGTAAATTTATCGTGCTTGGTGCAGCTGAAAAACCACTCGAGCTACCTGTCTTTCCATTGGTTATGGGTGAGTAAACTACTCTCGCTATCCAGATTTTGGTATGACCGTGCAAGGATGTGTGTTATATCGTCTCATATTTAGATTCTTTTAGCTTCTAGTAATTTTAATAAGTCGAGAACTGCATATAATGACAGGGAGGAAGATTGTGGCTGGAAGTGGGATAGGAGGGATGAAGGAAACGcaagagatgattgattttgctGCAAAGCACAATATAACAGCAGATATTGAAGTCATTCCAATGGATTATGTAAATACTGCAATGGAGCGTCTCGCCAAAGCTGATGTCAAATATCGTTTTGTCATTGACATTGCTAAGACTCTCAAAGCAGACGAGTAGACAACTAAGAGTTCTTCATGTCATTCTagtatttcatgatgtttttggCATCAGACGATTATTTTGATTTCTCCTCGGGGAACATTACTTAAGAAAATGCATACAGTAATCGAAGTCTTTTGCTtgcttttatgatttttatttgatcatATTTGTTATCTGttctgagccgggggtctattggaaacaatctctctacttcagatgaggtagtggtatggactgcaaacactttaccctccctagaccccagtttgtgggaatacactgggtatgttgttgtaattgaAGTCTTTTGCTTACATGTTACTCTCTCTACAAGATCCAACTCAGTTATAAGTTTCGATAATGAAGCAAGTTTCAGCCGCGGTGAAAAGTGTAAGGTGACTACTTATGAAAGAACATTTTCTCGTAAACAAGTTGCATTACAGGTAACCGTTGTGCAGAAACTAACCTTGTCAGAGAAGCCACACTGAGGAAAACATATCGACTGAATGGCAATTGGATGGAATAGTCGAGGTGTGTGCAAGATGGACCAAAAGGCGACAGAGTTTGATGCTTTGCAACAATAGTTGTTTTGATCTCAACTTAGAGATGATTCTTTCGATAAAAAGTTTATCTACATATCATAGTTATTGTTAGATGTTACCTGTAATCTATGCCGGTGGGAGGTAACAGGTACTAGATGGAATAGCCGAGGTGTGTGCAAGCTAGTGCCGATCCCACCATCATAAAAACATAGTATCATAATTATTGTTTTACAATTCAACTGATAAACAATATGAGTTTATCACCAAAGATCATGGTAGATACCCTCCATCTTTAACCAGAGTTTCCGAATTCTAGCCTTCAATAAGAAGCTGTTTACACGAATACAGAATAGTCGGGCTTTAAAACAGGTACTGAAAattatgttctatttatagaacatttTTTTAACTGTTCAGTCCTTATTGGCAACTCTGGAAGCAAACAaagcaaaattttcaaaaaatttaattctctAAAAATTGACTAACTGCATTTTCTACCAATACTTAAAGCACCATAATAATACTTGGTACATTTTTAGCAAAATTTTGCGGTGTGTGtatatcgaaaacaacctctctacctcttaAAGGTAGCGGTAAGGTCTTAGTACATCTTAGCCTCCCAGACTTCACTTGTGGAATTACggaggataatatttttttacttataatCATGTTGTTCAGGCTAAAACCTCTACAAAGTACTATATGAGAGAACGTGGACACACCCTCAAATCTCTTTAGTTTAACATATGTGCACTAATAGTGTGTGTTGCATATTAGTAGTATTTGAAAATACACTAGAGAAGTTCACCGTTGGGGAGAAAGTTGCTGTCGGAGGATATTGTGGATCATGTCGATCTTGTGAAGACTGCAGCAACGATCTTTAGAACTATTGCTCCAAGGGAATAGCCACCTACAATGCAATCTGGAACACCAAAGTATGGAGGCTACTCAGACATGACTGTTATCGATGAACATTTTGTATATTTCATGTCCCGGAAAACTTGCCCCTAGCTGCTGCAGCCCCTCTTCTTTGTGCTGGGATTACAATGTACGTACAGACCGTTGAGATACTTTGGACTAGATAAACCGGGCCTTCATATAGGCGTAGTAGGCCTTGGCAGACTTGGTCACGTTGGTGTCAAGTTTGCCAAGGCCATCGTGCTAAAGGTGACTAATTAGCACAACTCGAAAAAAGCAGATGGAAGCTCTTGAACATCTTGGTGCTGATTCATTTTTGGTTAGCACTTGTACCATCTACTGTCATAAACATAACATCTTGGTACTCACCTCTGGTTCCTATATTCATAAGCTGCTATAGGTACAACGCAGTTGCGGATCCACCTTGTAATCACGAACCCctttcgatgaaaaattatacttttttatactatttttacacggtcaaaaatatttttatgtatatataatagatgttgaaccccttcgattagtctgtatatttacttctgaaccccctcaatgaaaatatcaaaaactaaGGTCATTTCAGTTAGAATCTTACTTTCCTTGGCTACACAGAAATCAGTGCCAGATGTGAAAAACACCTTGTTGTATATATGAGACTTGCGCCAAGAGGTGTATGTAGTGAAAGGAGAGTCCTAAATATACACCAAAGTTGAAGGGCTACTATAGAAGCTACAAGTAATAGTAACCTTTTTGACCCTCTTCTCACCGAGTTTTAACCTATTTATtagcattaaatatttttatttttgttcaatatttattttagttgttatttcattttcaataagtttagttgaaaataaataaaaaataataagtaaaattactttttgggatatttttatttttatttgtattttcatttttgtttttaaataatatgaaaattcaaaaaaacatatatatattttttccttttaattttaataaatagactagtaattttattattatcttaattatatttgttttaaattatttataaacttttattgtattttcttaaatataaaattaattaactattattattattattttatttatttatttatttattttatttattattattattattattttctataatagtaatttaaatatatatatatataataaaataaaaattttcaaaatttaaaatccgACCTCTTCCCCTCAACTGTTCCCTCCCAGACTGAAACTCCCCAAATCAATTCTACGCACATTcaacattctatcaaacactgcatcagacggaagaaaaaaaaaaaggaaaagtgagAAACACTATGTGCATGAGTTTAGATTTTCGTTCGAGTTTTTGGTTCGACGTGAAAGCTTTGTCGTTTGGAGAAAATGGAAGTATGCATGAGATGTAATTAAATAGTTTGCCGTTTGTGAAAACTACTTAACTGGTGATTGGTTTATAAGATGGAGAATGTAATTGGTACATTGTTTTCAGGGGTTGGTGCAATTGTGGGGAAAATTTTTGGTCATCCATTTGATTTTTTAGCGGGAAAATCGTGCAGCACAGTATGCGGCCCAACGTGGGATTTATGGTGCTACATAGAGAACTTTTGCCTTTCTCATTTGCTGAAACTGGCTATGGTCTCAATTATGTTCTACTTTGTTCTGTTGTTCTTGTATTTACAATACAAGTTGGGCATATGTGGGTGCATTTGTCACATGCTTTGGACAAGTACATGGGCATGTTTCTATACATGCTTTTCAGTCTTGGATTGTTGCACTTCTTTATGCGTCAACCCAAAAAggacaagaagaagaagaggacatCAAAttagagaaattgaagaagaagaagaaagtgaagGGGGTTTATGCAAAAATGAGTGGAGAAAAAAATCAATAAGGGATCAAAGAAAAGAGCATTTCAGAAGGTCTTTGAAGCCAAAGAGGCATAAGATGCATCGACGCCACCGAAGATAAAACGATTTAATTTCTGCAAACTTAATGTATTCTAATTAAACCTTGTAGATTTTGGAGTGAAATAATACTTGGGCACAACTTGCTCAAATTAGGTTTCTAAGTGAAACAATTTATTATGCCATCTCATAATAAGGGGATCGTCTAA
Proteins encoded:
- the LOC107850545 gene encoding probable mannitol dehydrogenase; this translates as MEKSPEEMHPVKAFGWAARDNSGILSPFKFSRRATGDKDVKLKILYCGICHSDLHQLKNEWGFATYPLVPGHEIVGEVTEVGSKVEKFKVGEKAGVGCLVGSCRSCENCSNDTENYCSKAIGTYSAKYTDGTPTYGGYSDIIVVDEHFVVRVPENMPLDSAAPLLCAGITTYSPLRYFGLDKPGLHIGVVGLGGLGHVGVKFAKALGLKVTVISTSQSKQKEAIERLGADSFLISTDPDQLQAAMGTMDGILDTVSANHPVLPLIGLLKTNGKFIVLGAAEKPLELPVFPLVMGRKIVAGSGIGGMKETQEMIDFAAKHNITADIEVIPMDYVNTAMERLAKADVKYRFVIDIAKTLKADE